Within Claveliimonas bilis, the genomic segment TGTATTGGAGCAATGCCGTTTTTCTACAGTATATCAGAAGGGATTTCCATGGGAGTTATCTCTTATGTGGCGCTGAATCTCCTTTCCGGAAAAGTGAAGGAAAAGAAACTTAGCATATTAATGTACGTTCTTTCGGTTCTGTTTATTTTAAAATATATTTTCCTGTAGGAGAGAAATGTTATCATGAGGTATATGAAACCATCTTACTATGACAGTTTTCACTGTCTTGCAGATCAGTGCCCTGCTTCCTGCTGTGAGGGCTGGCAGATTATGATTGACGAAAAGTCCCTTAAGAGATACTGGAATTGGGACGGAAAACTTAGAGGGCGGCTTATCAACTCTATTGACTGGGAAGAAGGAGCTTTTTTGCAGTATGACAGGAAATGTGCCTTTTTAAATGAACAATTTTTGTGTGATCTCCAGGCAGAAGCAGGAGAAGAAGCACTGTGCAGCACATGCAGAGAGTATCCGAGACATGTGGAGGAATTTGAGGGAGTAAGAGAATACTCCCTCTCTTTGTCTTGTCCGGAGGCGGCGCGGATCATGCTGACTGAAAAAGGGAAAAGTTCCTTTGTCCAGTGGGAGGACGAGAAGGAGGATGAGTTTGAGGAGGACTTTGATTTTCTCCTTTATACGAGACTTTTAGAGGCAAGAGAAATTCTGTTTTCTGTGATGGAAAAAGAAGAGGTCCCCTTCTCTGTGCGTATGGAAGAATGTCTGTTTTTTGCCGAAAGACTGCAGAAACTCCTGGAGGAGGGGGATTTTGCCGCTCTGGAAGAATGGACGGAAGGGTTTGCCTTTGACTGTAACAGAGGGAAAAATAGCATGGAAAAAAGGAAAGCGAAGCGGTTTGAGAATATGCAAAAAGGCTGGCAGATCCTTATGGAACTGGAACATCTGGAAATTTCCTGGGAGAAAAGGCTGCAGGATGTACAAAAGAGCTTATACCGGGAAGGAAAAGAGAGCTACGATGCATGTTATGGAAGCTTTGGCAAGGCAAGAGAGCAGGAAGACTTCGGAAGCCGTGAATGGGATAGGATGATGGAAAAAATTGTGATTTTTTTCATTTATACCTATTTCTGCGGAGCTGTCTACGACGATGCAGTATATTCCAAGGTACTTCTGGCAGCCTTTTCGGCAGCGTGGATCGAGGAGTGTCTGATGGCAGAGTATAAAGAAAAAGGTAGGCTGCCAAAAGAGGAGGTCATTCGTATGGCTTATCAGTATGCCCGGGAGATCGAACACTCCGATCAAAATTTAAATGCGCTGGAAGACTGGTTCTGGCAAATTTCCCACTAATTATTTTAGATGGATAGTTTTTCTGGAAAAAGACAACTTTTTTGGGGAAATGTATGATAAAATAAAGTTGTCAGAAAAATGGAGAATGGAGGAAGTGCTGGAATGGAAAAAGAGTATATGAAATTGCCGGTTGTGCAGGAACTTGCAGCAGCCAAACAGACTGCATGGATCAATCCGAAGCTGCAGCCCTTTTCTGAAGTACGTCAAGAGATAGGCATGGCTGAAATTGACGATGCGAAAAGCAGGCTGGACAGGTTTGCTCCCTTTATCAGGAAATGCTTTCCGGAAACAGAAAAAGACGGGGGAATTATTGAATCTGCCTTAAGACCGATTCCGGAAATGCAGGAATACCTGGAGCATACCTTTCATACTTCTATTCCGGGACGGCTTTTGTTAAAGCAGGACAGCCATCTGGCCGTTGCAGGTTCTGTAAAAGCCAGGGGAGGTATATATGAAGTGCTGAAGCACACAGAAGATCTGGCGCTTCAGGCAGGAATTCTAAGACCTGGTGATGATTACGGAAAGCTGACAGAGCCGGAAGCAAGGGAATTTTTCTCGCAATATAAAGTTCAGGTGGGATCTACTGGAAATCTGGGACTTAGCATTGGAATGGCCAGTGCAGCCATCGGCTATCAAGTGATTGTTCATATGTCCGCAGATGCAAAACAGTGGAAGAAAGATATGTTAAGATCTCATGGCGTGACGGTTATGGAGTATGAGTCAGATTACAGTGAAGCGGTAAAAAACGGCAGACGTCAGTCGGATAAGGATCCCAAAAGTTATTTTATAGATGACGAAAATTCAGTAGATCTTTTTATGGGATATGCTGTGGCAGCTAAAAGGTTAAAGGGACAGCTGGAACAGCTGAATGTAGTTGTGGATGAGGATCATCCGTTGTTTGTATATATTCCCTGCGGTGTGGGAGGAGCGCCTGGCGGTGTTTCCTTTGGAATGAAGCAACTGTGGAAGGATAATGTGCATTGCTTTTTCGTGGAGCCTGTTCAGGCACCTTGCATGCTTCTTGGAATGGCGACAGGGCTTCATAATAAGATCAGTGTCCAGGATATCGGTCTTACGGGGCTGACCCATGCAGACGGACTGGCAGTGGGACGTCCTTCCGGATTTGTGGGACGGGTTATGGCTCCTCTGCTTGGCGGTGAATTTACAGTGGATGACAAATGGCTGTATGAATACATGAGAGGACTTTTAAATACAGAAGGAATCTTTTTGGAACCGAGTGCATGTGCATCTTTTGAGGGACCGATCCAGTTATTAAAATATGAAGAAACAAAAAAATATCTAAAAGAACATAATCTTGAAGGTAAGTTGGAAGATGCGGCGCATATTGTATGGGCTACCGGAGGCCGGCTTGTGCCGGAAGAAGAGAGAGAAAAGTATAAAAATACTTATCTGTAGTGAGTTGTAAAAGAAAAGATTGAGGAAAAACAGAAGAGAGCATCCTGGTTGCAGGACGCTCTCTTCTGTTCAGTGAGAGTTCTATGGATGGAACTCTTTTAACGGGAAAAAATTCTTCTTAAAATGCAGCTGATGATTCCGGCGATGCACAAAGGAATCAAAGTGGCAGACAGGCTTCCGAAGATTTCCACAGCTCCGCTAAGTCCCGTGAGAGGTGCAGGAGAAGCCGGAATCAGTCCGGCAGTCATTCGCGCCAGATAAGAACCGGCGCCAGTGAGGATGAAGACAGACATGCCTCGGCCTGTATCTGCCTGATAACTTCTTCCATTTTTGGAGGAGACCCGGGGACCGCTTAGGGACCAGAAAAAAGATAGAATTTCAAACAGCAGTACAAATACAGCAAAGGCGGCATAAGCTGCCATGACGTAGTTCTTTTCAGAAATTGCTGTGGAAGGGTTTCCATAGCTGGTAAGTCCTTCAAAGAAATGTGTTGCCAGTATATAGATGATCACAGCCAGTATAACAAGAGAGGCAATTTTGCAGATCATCCGGATGATGCTGGATACGGCTTTTGCTCCTGTTTGTACTGTCTTTTTAACAGGAGAAACGACATTAGGCCGGCGCCGGGATTTTTTCTTTTCCCTGGAGTCTTCCTGTTTCCGGTTGTTTTTGGAGCTTTTTTTCTTTTTGCTGTTACTGCTTTCTGTATCATCATCCCAGCCATCCTCTGTATCATCATCCCAAGTGCTGTCGTAATCATCCGCCCATTTGTCTGTTATGTCATCCCGTTCATTATCCAGAGAGCCGGTATCCTTTTCGGGAAAAGTATCATTAGGACGGATTGGGGGAAGTTCTTCTTCATAAACGACTTCAAAATCGTCTCCAAAAAGGTCATCGTATGTTTTATGGGAAGGATTTTCATATCTGTTTCTACTCATCGATAAAGCCTCCTGTATTGTCCTTTTTATTCCATATATTTTATCGGCTTTTCAAAAGGGAATCAAGTCGGGAAGAAAAGCTTTAGAAAGATATAAGAAATTCTTTAGAGTTAGAACATGACTGTAATCTGAAGCAAAAGAATGTCCGCAAAAAAGAGTACTTCAATCTATTTGAAGCACTCTTTGTGTGTTTTCTGAAGCAGTCTTGTCCAAAATAAAATGCGTCCCGCCTTTTATTTATTAATTCTTTCAAATACCATATCGTATCCGTCATTTCCATAATTCAACGAACGGTTTACTCTGCTGATCGTTGCAGTAGACGCACCTGTCTTTTCAGCAATTTCCAGGTAAGTTTTCTGATCTCTCAGCATTTTGGCAACCTCAAATCTCTGGGACAATGAAAGAAGTTCATTGATAGTGCAGATGTCTTCGAAGAAAGTATAGCATTCTTCCTTATCTTTCAAACTTAATATAGCGCTAAACAGATAGTCAACAGCTTCTGTTCTGATTTTTTTATTCATATAATCTCTCCTCCGAACAAGAAATCATTTCCTATACATTTTAGCACACTAAATTCATAAAGTCCATAGCTGATAAGGAATATTTCCTGGTTTCTCATGATGCGGAATATTTCTGGTTTCCTACCGATTTCTTTTCAGGATCCTGAGTAATTTTTCAAGAGAAGTGTTGGCGATCAGTTCCACAGGGAAATCAGCAGCCTTTAGTACCTTGTCGGAATATTCGGTATTTGCAATATCTACGTCAATATGAGCATCACTTCCGAGGGTAACCATGGTCCCATATTTTTTGCAGTATTTTAAAATTTCCAGGGCATTTTCCTGTGTGTTTGTGCGGTAACCACCCGGTCTTAGGGAAGAATTATTAATTTCCAGCAAAGTACCGGTCTCTTTGGCTGTTTTTGCCAGGATTTCATAATCAGCAGGAAATCTTCCATCATCAGGATGACCTATGATATCGATATAATCCTTATGCATGGCATTGACATAGGCTGCAGTATTTTGCTGAAGGCCGGCATCTTTGCCATAACATGGCGGGTGGATACTTGCGATTGTAATGTCGAGAGATTTTATTGTGCTTATTGGAAGGTCTACGTTTCCATGCTCATCCATAATATTTAATTCTGCTCCCAGCAAAAGTGGAATTTCATAGCGTTTCCGGGGAACAACTTTCAGATTTTGAAAATAATAAAGACAGCAGCTTCCCGGCATTTCCGGAGCGTGTTCCGTGATCGCAAGAGCTTCCAGCCCTTTTTCCAATGCTGTCTCCGCCATTTCCCTCATGGTGTTGTAGGCATGCCCGCTGGCAAGAGTGTGGGTGTGAGTATCTACTTTTATCTGCATTTCTTTTCTCCTTTATGAAAATTAGAATATGTTAAAATATGTAATGAATAATATATGGAAATTTTTTCAGTTTTTATTATGCATGAATTTTTTGGGGTATGTCAAGATTACAAGATGAGAAAACAGTCCCTAAAAGCCTGCATTTATGGTCTGTTTTCTCACTTTATGTATATTTTCCGGCAGCAGGGAAAAGATGATAACAGAGAAATTATAAGAATACAGGAGAAATGGCATATGATAGAACATGAACAGAAAATGAATGCAAAAGAACAGGCAAAGAAACAAGATGTTTCCGGCAGGTGCTTAGAGGATCGGAAGAAAAAAGAAGAGCAGCGCCGGAATCGCCGGATCATTGATTCGTATGACTATTTGAGCAGCGCAGCATCGGCGCAGGACTGTACAGGACTGATCCCGGCAGAACCAGAGACAGAGGCGGAGAGGGAGTCTTATCAGGATCTCTATGAATATCAGTATCTGCCGCCTAAATTTCCACCGGAAAAGAAGGTATTTTAAATCCGGCTGCGACAGACACATTCCACTTTTTTATGCATATAGTAAGGAAAAAAGGAATGTGATTATTATGGCGCAACAGACCCTTGTCCCGATCAGCGGGATCATTCAGCGTATAACCCCTATTTCCCAGGACTGCTGTTCCTGGCAGGTATCCATTGTGAACAATAACGGAATTACAAATTTTGTAGTCAGTCCTGTTACGTATGTCATTCAGGAGGTGCGGCTGCGCCCCGGTATGCAGGTGACAGCATTTTATGACAGCAATCTGGCAATTCCTCTCATCTATCCGCCGGAATATCAGGCAGTGATCATTGGAAGAAGAAATGCAAATGAGACGATCTACGCAGGATATTTTGATGACAATCTGGTAGCGGAAGATCAGTCACTGAAACTCAATATAGCACCGAGTACAGAAATTATGACGTCCAATGGACAGAGATTCACCTGCAGCCTGGGCGGACAGCTGCTGGTAGTTTACTATTCTGCTACGACGAGGAGTATCCCGCCGCAGACTACACCAAGGCGGATTATAGTGATGTGTTGACAGTTTAGGACGTAACACTTTTTAAAAGTGTTACGTCCTAAATTGCATTAAACCCTGTGCAAAACTGCAAAAAACGGTGGGGAAAAATGACATTTCTTCTATTTGTATCTATACAAACTGTCGTAAAGATTTTATATTAGATATAAGGAGGAATGTCATGAGGGAAAAAGCAGGAAAGATTTTGTTATATACTTTGGCTGTTGTATTTGCAGCACAGATCAGTATGACTGTGTTTATTGTGGATTTCCAGATTTCGATAGGAGTTATTCTGCTTGCAGCCTTCTTTTTTCTTGTAGATGGATTTCCTGTTCTGACGGTGACGTTACTTTCTTCCGGAGGTGTCTTTGCGGCACGTATTATCATATATTGGCTGCAAAATGGAGATGTTGCCGGCCGGATGAATGCTTTTATGCCAGAAATCGTTTTTTATATAAGTTACGGGCTTTTGCTGTATTTGTATGGATTAGTTTTAAAAAATCCAATTTTGAAAAGTAATTTATATATTTTCCCTCTGGTCATCATAGATTATGGAGCCAATTTTTTGGAACTGTCTGTAAGACTTGGAGAAAATGTTTTTGATTTTGAAACACAGTCGGGGATTTTCGTTGTAGCGTGCCTTCGGGTCGTTATAAGTTGGGGAATTGTAGCACTTTTTCGGCAATATCATCTTATTTTACTGAAAAAGGATCATGAAGACCGCTATCGTCGCCTTCTTATCATGATCTCTAAGCTGAATGAAGAAGTAATCTGGATGAGAAAAAACAGCGCGTTGATTGAGGAAACTATGGCTACGTCCTATCATCTTTTTGAAAAATTAAAAGAAGATGATAGGAGGAAGGATCTTTCCGAGTCAGCCCTATCTATTGCAAAAGATGTTCATGAGATTAAGAAGGAATATTTTCTGATTATGCGGGGACTGACAGAGGCCCTGGATAAAGAGATGAAAAATGATAAACTTCCTTTTGCGGATTTGCTGGCGATTCTGAAAAATGCAGCTTTGAAAACTGCAGGAGAATATGAAAAGAAACTCGAATTGGAGATAGAGACTCAGGATGATTTCTATACAGACAAGCATTATTTTTTAATGTCTATTTTCCGCAATCTTTTTCTAAATGCTATAGAGGCGGAGAAGGGAAATTATGTTAAAATAATATTTTCAGAAAAGAAGGAAAATGATTTTTATATTTTTCGTATAACAGATCAGGGACCGGGAATCAACAAGGAGGATATAGAATACGTTTTTGATGCAGGGTTCTCCACAAAAATAAATTATGAAACGGGGATTGTAAGCAGAGGATTGGGGTTAAATCTTGTGCAGGATCTTGTAGAAAAGCAGTTTTCCGGAACCATTTCTGTAGTCTCCGTGCCGGGAAACACGACATTTACGATATCTATTCCCTGTGAGGAAATGACAGTATAGGGCAGCAGATGAAAGTTAGAGGAGAAAAAATGAAATTTTATCTTATTGATGATGACAGAAATATTTTGAATGTACTGAAACGGATTATTACGGACCGGGGGCTTGGAACAATATGCGGATGCGCGCAAAATGGACGAGACGGTCTGGAAGATTTTGAAAGAGAAAAACCGGACATCGTGATTGTGGATGTGCTGATGCCGGAGATGGATGGGATTTCTCTTGTGCAAAAAGCAAAGCCATTGCTCCCGAATACGGCATTTATTATGCTTTCTCAGGTGTCCTCTAAAGATATGATTGCTTCCGCCTATGAAGCAGGGGCAGAGTTTTTTATACAGAAACCTGTCAACAGTGTGGAGGTGGAAAATGTGATCCGGAAAGTTCAGGATTCTTTAAATATGCAGCGGACCATGCAGAAAGTACAGAATATTTTTATGACAGATATGAATGCGCCTATGGGAGAAAACTTGGCAGCAACAGGAAACGATTTGATCAGCCAGGAAGCGGTAGCTTCTATTAAAACGATTCTTCAGAGGCTGGGAATTATTGGAGATACCGGGAGTAAAGATATTTTGGCGATAACGGAATATCTTATCTCCCACCATGAACAGATGGAGGAGACTACTCTGAGTGAATTATGTGGAAAATTCAGCAGCTCTCCAAAATCAATGGAGCAGCGTATACGGCGTGCGGCAAATGCAGGTCTGGTAAATCTGGCCCATCTTGGAATTGAAGATTATGGAAATGATATTTTTGTAGAATATTCTAATACTTTATATAATTTTGAACAGGTTCGCAGAGAGATGGATTTTATACGAGGTAAAGGGGAAAAACATGGAAATGTAAAAATTAAAAACTTCTTAAATGCTCTGGTTTCTTATAGTATGGAAAGACGAGAATATCTTTTATAAAAGAAGGAAGATATTTTGGTAAAAATAAACAGTATTACTATTTGTATTTTGTGAAAACTCACATTTTTTACAAAGGTAATGCTGTTTTTTTTATGGAATTTGTTACGGTTTGTAACTTTTTGAAACTTCACATATAAAATATTCCTATCAATAACAGCTGTAAATAGAAAAAGAAAATAAACAGGAGGAAGAAATATGCTTACGATTGTATCAGGAGTTGGGTTACTGTTAATTACTTTGGCGGGATTTTCATTGTTCAGTTTAAAAGCGCCAAAAGGACAGGCTGCAATGTCAGGAATGGCAAATGCGGCAATTGCAACATTTCTTGTGGAAGCCATACATAAGTATATTACCGGAGATCTCATCGGTTTGGAATTTTTCCGTGAAGTTGGTGAGACTGCAGGAGGACTTGGAGGCGTTGCGGCAGGAATTATGGTTCCGATTGCCATGGGAGCAAATCCGGTTCTTGCAGTGGTAACAGGAGTTGCAGTAGGAGCTAACTATATAAAAATCAAGTAGTTTTTTTAACATTGAATTTTAGTTAGTAAAAGTATGTACTTTGAAAATATGTGAATAATTATGGATTTTGTGGCACAACAAACAGACCTTCCCAAGAAGGCTCATTGTAATAAGCTGGGTTGTAATTATAGCTATATCAGTAACGTAGAATCAAAACTCTGTCCGGTACTTAGAAGATGATAGATGACTCTTAAAAGTTTTCTGATACAGTGACCCTGAGCACATCTGTGACCTTTGCCTTCGGCTATCTTTTTGTTGTAATAAGAAGTGAAGACCCTGTTGTGATTGATGACCGGCAAGATAATCTGATACAGTGTTTTTCTCAGATACCGGGAACCTTTCTTGGTGATTGCAGTATGCCGGGCGATAAACTGACTGGATTCATAGTGATATGGGGCGACACCGGCAAATTTAATGATTTGAGACGCTTTTGTATAGTTGCAAACATCTCCTAATTCCGCTAAAATAGAAGTACCAGAGAAGTGTGAAATTCCTGGTATGGAGAGGATAGGAGAGTTGTTTTGCAGGGAAAACTCTTCTATCTTTTTGTCTATTTCAGAAAGTTGTTCTTCTATCATTTCAATTTGACTTACAAGGTGTCTGATCTGGATTTCTTCAGCAACAGAAGAGATGCCGACAGAAGCTTTGGCTGCTGTTTTAAGCTGTTCGGCAGAAAGTTGAATCCGTTTTCCGCGCCCCTCATATTCAAAACATTTCCGGATGGTCCGGATATCAGAGTTTGCAATCTTTTCAGCAGAAGCAAACGATTTTAAAACATTCATGTAAACAATGCCATACTTTGAACGGAATAAGGAATTAAATTCAGGGAATACGATATCAATACATTTCTGAAGCCGGTTTTTGTAGAGGTTTAATTCCTCTTTCAGGTTGTGGTGATGGCGTGTCAGCTGCTTTTGTTCATAAAGGTCGAAACGGTTTACTTTTGTAATGCGATAAGGCTTTTTACGCTGATTTGAGCCGATGACATCACAAATGGTAAGAGAATCCAGGGGATCGTTTTTGGTAATGCCGCCCTGAAGTTTTCTGGTAAGGTCAGTAGTGGTTGGGTTGATCAGAGCAACAGTATAGTGCCTGTTAAGAAGATATTTGAGTAAGGCAAAATGATAATGCCCGGTATCTTCCATGCCAATAAGAAGCTGTGATTTGGCATAGCAGCTTAGTTTTCCGATGAGTAACAAAAAGCCATCTTGATTGTTATGAAAAACAGAAGGATTAGAAAGTATTTCACCGGATTGTTTGTCAATGATGGAGAAGATGTGTTGATGTTTACCAATGTCAATTCCGACTAAAATCATGATAATACATTCCTTTCGTAAAAAATATGCAATGTGTTATCCACAGCACTTACTTCGTAAAACCTGGTACAAGATAGGAATTCAAGACTCATCTAACTAATCATTATTTAGAAATAAGGTGTGGTGAGAACCTCCTACAAGTAGTCAAAGCCACAGGATAAAAAAATACAAATCCACATCACATATTTACATCATACAAATGTACAATACCGTAATCAACCACGGACTAAAAGGTTGATAGAAAGGAGACGGTATATTTGTAAGTGACCGTTAGATGAGTCAATTACAATATACCAGGATATGGAATCCTTCCAGGATTTATTGCAGGATATGTAGCAGGCTTTCTTTCACCGGTCATTGAAAAGAAGCTTCCGGAGGGCGTGAATATTATCGGGGGAGCAATTTTGATGGCGCCGCTTGCACGGCTTGTCGCATTTGCTGCTGATCCAGTAGTAAATAGTACTCTGGCACACATCGGAGAAACCATTTCCGCAGCAGCAGAGCAGTCACCGATTGTAATGGGATTTTTACTGGGTGGAATTATCAAAATGATCTGTACGTCACCACTAAGTTCTATGGCCCTTACCGCTATGCTTGGACTGAATGGACTTGCTATGGGAATCGCTGCTATTGCATGTTTTGGCGGTTCTTTTACAAATGGCATTATCTTTGCAAGATTGAAATTTGGAGATCGAAGCAATGTGATTGCTGTTATGCTGGAACCACTAACTCAGGCAGATATTATTACAACTCATCCGATACCTATTTATTGTTCTAATTTCTTTGGAGGCGGTCTGGCAGGAATTTCTGCAGCAGTTTTCCATATTGTGAATAATGCTCCGGGAACGGCATCCCCGATTCCGGGACTTTTGGCTCCGTTCGCATTTAATCCGCCGCTCCAAGTTGTGATGGCACTGTTTTTTGCAATGCTGGGCGGATGTACCGCCGGGCTGGTAGGCAGTACGATATTTAAGAAAAGAGCAAAAGTCAAAGAAACTTCGGCTCCAGTGGAAATGGAATTGGAGTATTAATTAAAATGGGACGTAACACTTTTTAAAAGTGTTACGTCCCATTTTGCATGAATCGGTGGGTCAAACTGCGAAAAGTGGTGGGTAAAATTGAAGATAATATCACTCTTATTCTTTTCGGCATATACTATAGCATTAGAGTGAAAAGGAGGAACTTATGAAAAAGCGTTTGATTTCTGTATTTCTTTGTGTAGTTATGATGATGGCCCTTGTAGCCGGATGTTCGTCCGATAAGGAAGAGGCTGTACCAACAGATTCCAAGAAACAGACAGAAGAGAAGGCAAATCCGATGAAGGTTGTGTTGAATGAGGTTGCGCACTCTATTTTTTATGCGCCCATGTATGTAGCAATTGAGGAAGGGTATTTTGCGGAAGAAGGAATAGAATTAGACTTGGTAACAGGATTTGGGGTTCACCAGTTAGTACAAGACACTCTATAAAAAATCCACGGATTTTACAGAGAAATCTTCATCCAGGTGAATCTCTTTTATGGTCGATCTCCAGAACGAGCGGCGATTCTCCGGAGTCAGTTGTGCATAGATCGTTCTAAAGTCGGCCTGCAGGATTTCCTCCAGATAAGAAAAGTCTCTTTGCGGTTCTGGACGGATCTGCTGCAGCTCATGCAGTTCGTTTTCAATCCTGTCATACTCTTCACTGTAATAGTCCCATTCAATTCTCCCTTTTTGAAATAGGAGATTGAGACGTTCCAGCTCCTTCTGCAGTTTTTCCAGCGTGCGCGTCTCCCGGATCTTTGCTTTCTGCTCCTCGATTTTTTCACAGCGAATATGGAATTTTTCATATTCTGTTTCCAGGTTATCCAGCAGATAGGCTTCAATCAAATTTTGGCTTACCCGGTGCGTATTTGTGCATATCCGGTCAAGTAATGCATGGTTGCACCGATAATAGCAGTAGGTGCGCTTTTCTTTCGTTTTGCGGTTAATGATGGAAGAGCAGCCGGTCCCGGAAAGCTTCTGGCTGCAGATCGGGCAGCGTATAAGTCCTGAAAACAGATAAACTCTGCCGGATGGAGTATGTTTGACATTTCTTCCATTGATCTTTTGCAGGCGCATCCAGCGCTCTTCAGACAGGTATGCGGGGCAATAGGGAATCCCTCGGTATGTTCCTTTGTAGAACTCGCTGGACAGCATAGTGCGAAGGACACTGTATGAAAACTCCGGATCGTAATTACGCTGCATATAGCGGAGCGTTCCCTGCTTACTCTGGTGTCTCTCAAAATAATCAAAGAAAGCATTTACCATTTCTTCCTCATCTGGATTCTTTACCATACACTTTTTGCCATCTACGCTTCCGACTTTATACCCGCGCGGCATATTGCCATCTCCGAAGATCACCTTCCCTTGCCGGATAGAAGCTTCATTTACAAACTTGATACGTTCCGATGTAGTGTCCACTTCATTTTGACCGATTGACAGCACTACATTGAGCTGTAGCCGGCCGTCCCGTGTCTCCATATTGAGTCCAGGCTCTGATGCTGATATCCAATAGACTCCGTATTCATCCAAGATGTCCTGGACCTTATAGAAGTCGGACATGTTACGAAACCAGCGATCCAGACGCCAGAAGAGGATAACATCAATTTTCCCGGCTTTGACATCTTCAAGCAGGGCATGGATTGCCTTGCGTTTTTTGAGTTCCTTTCGGGCTGTCTTTCCTTCATCAGCATAGACACCAACCGGGATCATCCCATGATCCTTTGCATAGCTTGCGAGGTATTCTTTCTGGGCTTCCAGAGACTTTCCGTGCATTAGCTGCTCCGCTGTGGAAACTCTTATGTAGAGTGCACACCTCTTGATTTTTTCAGACATGCGATCATCTCCCTTTTGTATTATATTGAAAGATAGGTACAAAAATAACAGCCAGCGAACTTTTGTTCTCTTGCGGTGGCTGCCCGAAGATGATACAATATTTCTTGCTACAGATGTGCATATCTTCGGATATGTATTGCCGTCCTGGTGTTGGCACACTGGGGCGGTTGACTTTTAAAGCATATTTGCTATAATATACTTAACAAGACAGCCGATACGATAGAGCAAACCTATCCGTTTCCGGCAAAGTTATCAGTAACTAGAAATAGCACCTCAAAAGCTTGTCCAGAGCGGGGGTGCTATTTTC encodes:
- the fliB gene encoding flagellin lysine-N-methylase, encoding MRYMKPSYYDSFHCLADQCPASCCEGWQIMIDEKSLKRYWNWDGKLRGRLINSIDWEEGAFLQYDRKCAFLNEQFLCDLQAEAGEEALCSTCREYPRHVEEFEGVREYSLSLSCPEAARIMLTEKGKSSFVQWEDEKEDEFEEDFDFLLYTRLLEAREILFSVMEKEEVPFSVRMEECLFFAERLQKLLEEGDFAALEEWTEGFAFDCNRGKNSMEKRKAKRFENMQKGWQILMELEHLEISWEKRLQDVQKSLYREGKESYDACYGSFGKAREQEDFGSREWDRMMEKIVIFFIYTYFCGAVYDDAVYSKVLLAAFSAAWIEECLMAEYKEKGRLPKEEVIRMAYQYAREIEHSDQNLNALEDWFWQISH
- a CDS encoding IS110 family transposase — its product is MILVGIDIGKHQHIFSIIDKQSGEILSNPSVFHNNQDGFLLLIGKLSCYAKSQLLIGMEDTGHYHFALLKYLLNRHYTVALINPTTTDLTRKLQGGITKNDPLDSLTICDVIGSNQRKKPYRITKVNRFDLYEQKQLTRHHHNLKEELNLYKNRLQKCIDIVFPEFNSLFRSKYGIVYMNVLKSFASAEKIANSDIRTIRKCFEYEGRGKRIQLSAEQLKTAAKASVGISSVAEEIQIRHLVSQIEMIEEQLSEIDKKIEEFSLQNNSPILSIPGISHFSGTSILAELGDVCNYTKASQIIKFAGVAPYHYESSQFIARHTAITKKGSRYLRKTLYQIILPVINHNRVFTSYYNKKIAEGKGHRCAQGHCIRKLLRVIYHLLSTGQSFDSTLLI
- a CDS encoding ATP-binding protein; this encodes MREKAGKILLYTLAVVFAAQISMTVFIVDFQISIGVILLAAFFFLVDGFPVLTVTLLSSGGVFAARIIIYWLQNGDVAGRMNAFMPEIVFYISYGLLLYLYGLVLKNPILKSNLYIFPLVIIDYGANFLELSVRLGENVFDFETQSGIFVVACLRVVISWGIVALFRQYHLILLKKDHEDRYRRLLIMISKLNEEVIWMRKNSALIEETMATSYHLFEKLKEDDRRKDLSESALSIAKDVHEIKKEYFLIMRGLTEALDKEMKNDKLPFADLLAILKNAALKTAGEYEKKLELEIETQDDFYTDKHYFLMSIFRNLFLNAIEAEKGNYVKIIFSEKKENDFYIFRITDQGPGINKEDIEYVFDAGFSTKINYETGIVSRGLGLNLVQDLVEKQFSGTISVVSVPGNTTFTISIPCEEMTV
- the dsdA gene encoding D-serine ammonia-lyase codes for the protein MEKEYMKLPVVQELAAAKQTAWINPKLQPFSEVRQEIGMAEIDDAKSRLDRFAPFIRKCFPETEKDGGIIESALRPIPEMQEYLEHTFHTSIPGRLLLKQDSHLAVAGSVKARGGIYEVLKHTEDLALQAGILRPGDDYGKLTEPEAREFFSQYKVQVGSTGNLGLSIGMASAAIGYQVIVHMSADAKQWKKDMLRSHGVTVMEYESDYSEAVKNGRRQSDKDPKSYFIDDENSVDLFMGYAVAAKRLKGQLEQLNVVVDEDHPLFVYIPCGVGGAPGGVSFGMKQLWKDNVHCFFVEPVQAPCMLLGMATGLHNKISVQDIGLTGLTHADGLAVGRPSGFVGRVMAPLLGGEFTVDDKWLYEYMRGLLNTEGIFLEPSACASFEGPIQLLKYEETKKYLKEHNLEGKLEDAAHIVWATGGRLVPEEEREKYKNTYL
- a CDS encoding ABC transporter substrate-binding protein, giving the protein MKKRLISVFLCVVMMMALVAGCSSDKEEAVPTDSKKQTEEKANPMKVVLNEVAHSIFYAPMYVAIEEGYFAEEGIELDLVTGFGVHQLVQDTL
- a CDS encoding phosphatase, translated to MQIKVDTHTHTLASGHAYNTMREMAETALEKGLEALAITEHAPEMPGSCCLYYFQNLKVVPRKRYEIPLLLGAELNIMDEHGNVDLPISTIKSLDITIASIHPPCYGKDAGLQQNTAAYVNAMHKDYIDIIGHPDDGRFPADYEILAKTAKETGTLLEINNSSLRPGGYRTNTQENALEILKYCKKYGTMVTLGSDAHIDVDIANTEYSDKVLKAADFPVELIANTSLEKLLRILKRNR
- a CDS encoding response regulator, whose protein sequence is MKFYLIDDDRNILNVLKRIITDRGLGTICGCAQNGRDGLEDFEREKPDIVIVDVLMPEMDGISLVQKAKPLLPNTAFIMLSQVSSKDMIASAYEAGAEFFIQKPVNSVEVENVIRKVQDSLNMQRTMQKVQNIFMTDMNAPMGENLAATGNDLISQEAVASIKTILQRLGIIGDTGSKDILAITEYLISHHEQMEETTLSELCGKFSSSPKSMEQRIRRAANAGLVNLAHLGIEDYGNDIFVEYSNTLYNFEQVRREMDFIRGKGEKHGNVKIKNFLNALVSYSMERREYLL
- a CDS encoding YerC/YecD family TrpR-related protein, yielding MNKKIRTEAVDYLFSAILSLKDKEECYTFFEDICTINELLSLSQRFEVAKMLRDQKTYLEIAEKTGASTATISRVNRSLNYGNDGYDMVFERINK